The segment CCGTAAGTTAATATAGAAATGTCAAGCGGATAAATAAAATGCCCATCACGTTTAGtttcatttttctttcttttttacttaGATATTTCAAATCTTTTAATGAAATAGATGCTTTCAAGCATAAAcgtttgtttcttaagtcttttgtttttattgcttcTCTAGTTAAGCAAATATTACGGTGTAAATATTgaggcattttttttttttaaatacttattttaatttttacataaatatgtttaggtgttttttacaaaatctgctaaatatgttcatttatgtaaaaaaatataaaaagctaaataaaggtgtgaatatttaattatgtagttttgtttttaaactggtttaaaaaaacaactgcaAATACAACAATTTATTGATTTACAGATACCACTAGTCAacataaataatgattttacaAAGATTTGTAATCGGTCATTTGTAAAAAGTTGGGAAGCTACAAGTAGATCTTAACTGTAGAAAAGTTGCGCAGTTTTATATAAACTGAGATCGAACGGGAATATCATATTAAGGATATAAATTAATCCTTTACGAAGTttttgttagaataaaaaataaagtttggatttcaaaaaatatatccaCATATCCAGAATGTATATTTATCTGAACAACTTCTTGTTGCCTAGTGTTTTAAACATCTAAATAAACGTTAGTACAGTTATCGTTTGCTTCCCATCTACgatgagaaatattttttttgttacaatgtCTAGAGGTGCTAATTTGTAGTATCAATACTATATACATTTTAGCGGAAAGGGAAAAAAATCTATGAGAACAAGTGCAAAAAAGATGGGATTACGTGTACTTGTTTGAAAACTGGTTTTATTTAATGAACAAATCATTAGAACATTAGCGTTAATAGTTTaagatataaaattatttttaatatattttttattagtaatttaatGAGATTAAATAGttcttaatgaaaaaataagtgTTTAAACGATATtaaggaaattaaattaattaaactagaaagctaaatgtttgctttttaatttgtattaaacaaCTCAAGATACCTTCGCCTTTGGTATATATCTAAGAATACATTTCATATCTGCTTTATTTGACTTTATTGAATCCATAAACATCGTAACCAAAATATGTAATTAGatgatcataaaataaataccaagtgtttataccctacaacactctgtgctgatgtttgtaacgcacaataatattgatcctatacccacctcaaagtataccaatcgactcagaatcattttttgagtcgttATAACCGTGAATTatcttaaaagctttattatgaaaactaaatcacctTTTATTTTTGCagcaggtgtagggtattagtAGCTTAGTCTATGATGAATTCAACACAATTCGGTTTCAATGAATTAACTTGTCCATAAACACACTTGTAAAAAACCTAAAACTTTATCAACCACCTTTCGCTTATTGGTAAGTTATCGTGGTAAATCACTACGATCGAACAGTCAAGTAGAATTGTagagactccgttttgaccGAACCATTCCACCAGTCAGATGAAGTATTTTATAGTATTAGATCCTACGTGTAATCGTGAGAAATCTCAAGATATCATTAAGTTTTGTACCCAAATGTTAGATATGAAGTACAGAGGCAAATGACCATTTCTTATAAAATGTGTGAAATGAGTGAccatttgtcaaaaattaaagtaaaataatatgtaCTTCTCTAGATACGACACATTGTTGAAGATGATTCATGTGGtaaaataaattagttattgaaaagttagggagatccattatttcgcctagcccccatacaaccgtatgaCCCGAATAGGGTCTTTTGGtgtataattaagttaaaagttctattatgttaataaaaatcggctaaacttagttttataaatgatACTACCGATTTATGTAATGGTCGGGCCTCACCCCTTCTGAGTgaccatttttaaaatatgtatcgCTTGAAGTATGATAGAAAGTAGGGATTTTTGAAAGTTGTATCGTACAGCTCTGCCCAATCCCCTGCTTGTATCGACGCTTTTTATTAAGTGtatcaaagttttatataaaaagctccGCCTAAGTATGTAGGTGCCACCTACTGGGGAGATCTCCCATCTCATTTAatgttcttaaaatattttctttaaagtgtCCTCTAAGAAGCAttccataaaataataaaaatttagaaatctaTAGGGTACTTTTATATTAACACTTATTTACAACTACAACACATAGAAATAAtagcaaattaaaatataaaaacattttttcattttagtttcaTCAAAAGACTATTAAACAATCATCGTTTAACTTGTTCCCTCCTTACAACACTAtaacatataaattatttaccaTACGATTTTGTATAATGTTTACTCTTAATATCGGGAACATTACTAAAGTCAATATTGTCACTTATTGCGGCAGCACCATGATCGCGAATACCGGCACCAATATCGAAAGCACTGCTACCAATGCTGCTACTGCTGATTTGTGTGTGCAATTGCGAAGTGGGTATTTCAAAATGAGCTGTATGTGCCGAATTATCTGAGAAAACGGTATTAGCTACCGAATGTGATGGAGCCATAGAAATGGTATGTATTGCTGATGTATCTATAGCAGAGCTGCTATGATAATCGGGTAAAGGTTCTAGCCACACTTCTTCACCCAAAGAGTGTCCTGAAGTTGACCAGGAATTGGCATTACTAGCAGATGAATCCAAGTGACTAATGCTATCTAAGCTGCCCGAGTGTACTGAGCTTATAGAAGATTCTCCTAAATGACTACTAGCATCAAGGCTGCCCAAGTGTACGGCGCTTTTGGCATAGGAATCCAAGTGACTGCTAGAGTCTAAGCTACCAGCATTTTCATCACCTCCGCCAATTTGCAAAACGGCAGAACTTACGTGTGTTGAGGAACCAAAGTctttagttataaaaataatttattaaattttctttaattatatttatttactttacaaaCTTGCCATTTCCCCCATAATGACTAAAACCTCGTTTAGATCTTgcattttgctttttatttatatcatcAATTGTGGATTCAAACGCGTTTCCTTCCATAGACTTGGCCACATAACATATTATTATGATTTCCAATATCCTTAACTGTCtcatcattgttgttgttatcatATTGATTGGTTCTTGACTTTAGTTACTTTAGGAATAAATTCCATTTGTTGGAATTTTtagcttttatataaactttttgcttaaaaaagttTCTAGCTTTAAATTATCCAACggatataattttttaagcttGGACGATTTTTGAGGACACtgtcattattttatattttttcaactaaattataatttaattatagtcTAAGTCAAAAGAAGGTGACAATTGTAATTCTAAGTGGAAGTCAATGACTTGGTGTAATGAAAAGGTATTTCTACATATAAtagttaagaaatattttttataaattattaattaa is part of the Lucilia cuprina isolate Lc7/37 chromosome 3, ASM2204524v1, whole genome shotgun sequence genome and harbors:
- the LOC124418783 gene encoding uncharacterized protein LOC124418783 produces the protein MITTTMMRQLRILEIIIICYVAKSMEGNAFESTIDDINKKQNARSKRGFSHYGGNDFGSSTHVSSAVLQIGGGDENAGSLDSSSHLDSYAKSAVHLGSLDASSHLGESSISSVHSGSLDSISHLDSSASNANSWSTSGHSLGEEVWLEPLPDYHSSSAIDTSAIHTISMAPSHSVANTVFSDNSAHTAHFEIPTSQLHTQISSSSIGSSAFDIGAGIRDHGAAAISDNIDFSNVPDIKSKHYTKSYGK